In a single window of the Elaeis guineensis isolate ETL-2024a chromosome 8, EG11, whole genome shotgun sequence genome:
- the LOC105049959 gene encoding tRNA (guanine(9)-N1)-methyltransferase isoform X1, producing MVETLPRTTPMDQRNGNGQAAAPALSKNARKKLLKQQRLEARKAERKAAEKERKRQEAERRRREWEEKLAAAASEEERARLIESRRETRRERMEKRSEEREMKIGRLRRAAELGQKVVVDLEFAHLMTPNEIHSLVQQIMYCYAVNGRCASPAHLWLTGCRGEIETQLQRLPGFDKWIIEKESRPYIEALQDNKENLVYLTADAETILDELDPKKIYIIGGLVDRNRWKGITMKKANDQGIQSARLPIANYLRMSSSQVLTVNQVVEILLTFLETRDWKSAFFQVIPPRKRGEAEAEEVIEDEKTIDDADIVRVEDEVEGEDVDDEDIRVQKRQCIGESGTEGIEDENAEDSVRTVAASVDEAVNFEGNMHTKEATDGLRE from the exons ATGGTTGAAACCCTCCCTCGAACCACGCCCATGGACCAGCGCAACGGAAACGGCCAGGCCGCCGCTCCCGCCCTCTCCAAGAACGCACGCAAGAAGCTCCTGAAGCAGCAGCGATTAGAGGCCAGAAAGGCCGAGCGGAAGGCGGCGGAGAAGGAGCGGAAGCGACAGGAGGCGGAGCGGCGGCGcagggaatgggaggagaagctCGCCGCCGCGGCGTCGGAGGAGGAGCGGGCGAGGCTGATCGAATCGAGGCGGGAGACGAGGAGGGAGCGGATGGAGAAGCGGTCGGAGGAGCGGGAGATGAAGATCGGGCGGCTGAGGAGGGCGGCCGAGCTGGGGCAGAAGGTGGTGGTGGATCTCGAGTTCGCTCATCTCATGACCCCCAACGAAATCCACAGCCTCGTGCAACAG ATTATGTATTGTTATGCAGTGAATGGAAGATGTGCATCACCAGCTCATCTCTGGTTGACAGGATGCAGAGGAGAAATCGAAACCCAGTTACAAAGGCTCCCAGGATTTGATAaatggatcattgaaaaagagaGCAGACCTTATATTGAAGCTTTGCAAGATAATAAAGAGAATCTTGTCTATCTCACTGCTGATGCAGAAACCATACTTGACGAACTTGATCCAAAGAAAATTTATATTATTGGTGGGTTAGTTGATCGGAATCGATGGAAAGGGATAACGATGAAGAAAGCAAATGACCAAGGAATTCAGTCTGCAAGACTGCCAATTGCAAATTACCTAAGGATGTCAAGCTCGCAG GTTCTTACTGTTAACCAAGTGGTTGAAATACTGCTTACATTCCTGGAAACAAGAGATTGGAAAAGTGCATTCTTTCAGGTAATTCCTCCCAGAAAAAGAGGTGAAGCTGAAGCTGAAGAAGTTATCGAAGATGAAAAAACCATAGATGATGCAGATATAGTAAGAGTTGAAGATGAAGTTGAAGGAGAAGATGTAGATGATGAAGATATTAGGGTCCAGAAAAGGCAATGTATTGGTGAATCTGGAACTGAAGGAATTGAAGATGAGAATGCTGAAGACTCTGTAAGAACTGTGGCTGCAAGTGTAGATGAAGCAGTGAATTTTGAAGGCAATATGCATACCAAAGAAGCCACCGATGGTTTGAGAGAGTAA
- the LOC105049959 gene encoding uncharacterized protein isoform X2, whose amino-acid sequence MGGEARRRGVGGGAGEADRIEAGDEEGADGEAVGGAGDEDRAAEEGGRAGAEGGGGSRVRSSHDPQRNPQPRATVNGRCASPAHLWLTGCRGEIETQLQRLPGFDKWIIEKESRPYIEALQDNKENLVYLTADAETILDELDPKKIYIIGGLVDRNRWKGITMKKANDQGIQSARLPIANYLRMSSSQVLTVNQVVEILLTFLETRDWKSAFFQVIPPRKRGEAEAEEVIEDEKTIDDADIVRVEDEVEGEDVDDEDIRVQKRQCIGESGTEGIEDENAEDSVRTVAASVDEAVNFEGNMHTKEATDGLRE is encoded by the exons atgggaggagaagctCGCCGCCGCGGCGTCGGAGGAGGAGCGGGCGAGGCTGATCGAATCGAGGCGGGAGACGAGGAGGGAGCGGATGGAGAAGCGGTCGGAGGAGCGGGAGATGAAGATCGGGCGGCTGAGGAGGGCGGCCGAGCTGGGGCAGAAGGTGGTGGTGGATCTCGAGTTCGCTCATCTCATGACCCCCAACGAAATCCACAGCCTCGTGCAACAG TGAATGGAAGATGTGCATCACCAGCTCATCTCTGGTTGACAGGATGCAGAGGAGAAATCGAAACCCAGTTACAAAGGCTCCCAGGATTTGATAaatggatcattgaaaaagagaGCAGACCTTATATTGAAGCTTTGCAAGATAATAAAGAGAATCTTGTCTATCTCACTGCTGATGCAGAAACCATACTTGACGAACTTGATCCAAAGAAAATTTATATTATTGGTGGGTTAGTTGATCGGAATCGATGGAAAGGGATAACGATGAAGAAAGCAAATGACCAAGGAATTCAGTCTGCAAGACTGCCAATTGCAAATTACCTAAGGATGTCAAGCTCGCAG GTTCTTACTGTTAACCAAGTGGTTGAAATACTGCTTACATTCCTGGAAACAAGAGATTGGAAAAGTGCATTCTTTCAGGTAATTCCTCCCAGAAAAAGAGGTGAAGCTGAAGCTGAAGAAGTTATCGAAGATGAAAAAACCATAGATGATGCAGATATAGTAAGAGTTGAAGATGAAGTTGAAGGAGAAGATGTAGATGATGAAGATATTAGGGTCCAGAAAAGGCAATGTATTGGTGAATCTGGAACTGAAGGAATTGAAGATGAGAATGCTGAAGACTCTGTAAGAACTGTGGCTGCAAGTGTAGATGAAGCAGTGAATTTTGAAGGCAATATGCATACCAAAGAAGCCACCGATGGTTTGAGAGAGTAA